The following are encoded together in the Vibrio splendidus genome:
- a CDS encoding CYTH and CHAD domain-containing protein produces METEIELKFFVSPDFSETLRNKIAETKVLQHSCRELGNIYFDTPDNWLRKHDIGLRIRRFDDVFVQTVKTAGRVVAGLHQRPEYNAEHDSNEPKLALHPEDIWPAGKDIETLQAELTPLFSTNFTREQWLIGMPDGSQVEVAFDQGFVESGDLQEPICEVELELKSGQTDALFTLSRQFCEQGGMRLGNLSKAAKGYRLAQGYQGDEVTPLTLVDTDKSDTVESCFIQSLEHALAHWHSHEQIFTERQSIEALHEISHSLSFIRQTFTIYGDIVPRRASAILRQELKWLEQELDWLKSYDHFEDLLEDKGHVLRKLDARKFLVAELKEMQEQLPDREDLLTLLSSARYTGLLLDLSRWILSRGWQPFLDEKAREQMARGIEWFSVQQLDRTWADLMEAFPPERVMTSQAYIDQQYRLMRNLYSGVGFASLYDDDERNSFRLPWADMVQGIDDLLALKTLEPLTEKLEGDEKVQLERWLARQEVSILHAMEQTRQISVEVEPYWQD; encoded by the coding sequence ATGGAAACCGAGATAGAACTGAAGTTTTTTGTTTCTCCTGATTTTTCAGAGACTTTACGCAATAAAATTGCTGAAACTAAAGTACTTCAGCACAGTTGTCGCGAGCTAGGTAACATCTACTTTGACACCCCTGACAACTGGCTACGTAAGCACGATATTGGCTTGCGTATTCGACGTTTTGATGACGTATTTGTACAAACCGTAAAGACCGCTGGTCGTGTGGTTGCTGGTCTGCATCAAAGGCCTGAATACAATGCAGAACACGATAGCAATGAACCTAAGCTAGCCCTACATCCAGAGGATATCTGGCCAGCGGGTAAAGACATCGAAACGTTGCAAGCTGAGCTGACTCCTCTGTTCTCTACCAACTTCACGCGTGAGCAGTGGTTGATTGGTATGCCAGATGGCAGCCAGGTTGAGGTTGCGTTCGACCAAGGCTTTGTTGAGTCAGGCGATCTGCAAGAACCGATTTGCGAAGTCGAACTGGAACTTAAATCGGGTCAAACGGATGCTCTATTTACATTGTCTCGTCAATTCTGCGAACAAGGTGGCATGCGCTTGGGGAATCTCAGCAAAGCTGCTAAGGGTTACCGCCTTGCTCAAGGTTATCAAGGAGATGAAGTCACTCCTTTGACCTTAGTTGATACTGACAAAAGTGATACTGTTGAATCGTGTTTCATTCAATCTTTAGAGCATGCTCTCGCTCATTGGCACTCTCACGAGCAGATTTTTACTGAGCGTCAATCGATTGAAGCGTTACATGAGATAAGCCATTCGCTAAGTTTTATTCGTCAAACCTTCACTATCTATGGTGACATTGTTCCAAGACGCGCGAGTGCTATTTTACGCCAAGAACTTAAGTGGCTTGAGCAAGAACTTGATTGGCTAAAAAGTTATGACCACTTCGAAGATTTGCTCGAAGATAAAGGCCACGTGCTGCGTAAGCTAGATGCACGTAAGTTCTTGGTCGCTGAGCTTAAAGAAATGCAAGAGCAACTGCCAGATCGTGAAGACTTGCTGACCTTATTGAGTTCTGCTCGATACACTGGGTTATTATTAGATCTGAGCCGTTGGATCTTGTCTCGTGGCTGGCAACCTTTCTTAGATGAAAAGGCACGTGAGCAAATGGCTCGTGGTATCGAATGGTTTTCCGTGCAGCAACTCGATCGCACATGGGCCGATTTGATGGAAGCTTTCCCGCCAGAGCGAGTGATGACTAGCCAAGCGTATATTGATCAGCAATACCGTTTGATGCGTAATCTGTATTCTGGCGTTGGTTTCGCGAGTTTGTATGATGACGATGAACGAAATAGCTTCCGCTTGCCATGGGCCGATATGGTGCAAGGCATTGATGACTTGCTGGCACTTAAAACGTTAGAGCCTTTGACTGAGAAATTGGAAGGCGATGAGAAGGTTCAGCTAGAGCGTTGGTTGGCTCGCCAAGAAGTGTCTATTCTGCATGCGATGGAACAGACACGCCAAATCAGTGTTGAGGTTGAGCCATACTGGCAAGACTAA
- a CDS encoding potassium channel family protein: MLNNTKDATKPMSLLSLILSFLALFVISGLLFVPIDKESKQVLIGLDFIICSVFLFQLTIDLLRSQNKKEYLKVHWIDFLASIPMIEPLRFARIFQILRVILVLRSGKRVFRELFRNRKETTLASIILLLVILLTIGAGTILLLEHKDPNANITTGQDALWWAFVTISTVGYGDHYPVTNSGKLVASLVIICGVGVFGMISGLITSLITSPTHHENQRAENKEKHLEKIIEQQQKILERLEKLEQQTKK; encoded by the coding sequence ATGTTGAATAATACCAAAGACGCCACCAAGCCGATGAGCTTATTGTCACTGATTCTCTCTTTCTTAGCGTTATTTGTGATCTCAGGCTTATTGTTCGTTCCGATTGATAAAGAATCAAAACAAGTTCTTATCGGCCTCGATTTTATAATCTGTAGTGTTTTTCTTTTTCAGCTCACGATTGATCTATTGAGATCACAAAATAAGAAAGAATATCTAAAAGTACACTGGATCGATTTCTTAGCAAGCATCCCAATGATCGAACCACTTCGTTTCGCTCGCATTTTTCAGATCCTGCGTGTCATTCTTGTGCTCCGCTCGGGTAAACGTGTTTTCAGAGAGCTGTTTCGCAATCGCAAAGAAACCACGCTCGCCTCGATTATATTGCTGCTGGTCATTCTCCTGACCATAGGAGCTGGAACAATACTTCTGTTAGAACACAAAGATCCCAATGCCAATATTACCACTGGCCAAGATGCTTTGTGGTGGGCTTTCGTTACCATCAGTACCGTAGGGTACGGCGATCATTACCCCGTGACGAACTCAGGGAAATTAGTCGCCTCTCTGGTGATCATTTGTGGTGTGGGTGTTTTCGGTATGATTTCAGGCTTGATTACTTCTCTGATCACCTCCCCAACTCACCATGAGAATCAACGAGCAGAAAACAAAGAGAAGCATCTTGAAAAGATCATAGAGCAACAACAGAAAATACTAGAGCGACTAGAAAAGCTAGAGCAACAAACAAAAAAATAG
- a CDS encoding methyl-accepting chemotaxis protein: MTKLSFKPWERIISDVRLVPKMVMLMIFSTILIISKQLWDASTFYDSLLAVTNNAQVAQQHYETYLVQVAWQTALMIIVFVVLLLAAARVMLRQTQYLNDAIKTMADKNLSVPIEMDCKDEYGDVARELEKTRVQLNDMIKTQVASSDELFALTEVMTISMSETKDSAQEEFNEIDQLATAMSEMTSTVQTVAEHAQSASSLTEQASGQALTGQKFVQGSVSKMSELSSDIAASAAAVNQVEERVDSIGSVVGTIQGISEQTNLLALNAAIEAARAGEAGRGFAVVADEVRNLAQRTQQATVEIQDMISHLQSSANSAVELMEKSVVEAAEGVDLVTNAGSELDGIVSQVNQINDMNFQIATAAGQQSSVAEEMSVNLTNVRELVEASVVVVGELLETSQLMETNAQELDGKIKQFKV, translated from the coding sequence ATGACTAAACTGTCATTCAAGCCGTGGGAAAGGATAATCTCTGACGTTCGTCTCGTTCCAAAAATGGTCATGCTGATGATATTCAGCACTATCTTGATCATTTCGAAGCAGTTATGGGACGCAAGTACGTTTTACGATTCATTGCTTGCTGTAACCAATAATGCGCAAGTTGCACAGCAGCATTATGAGACTTACCTAGTTCAAGTGGCTTGGCAAACAGCCTTGATGATCATTGTGTTTGTGGTTCTTCTATTAGCGGCGGCGCGAGTTATGCTTCGCCAAACTCAGTACCTTAATGACGCCATTAAAACCATGGCCGATAAGAATCTATCAGTGCCGATTGAAATGGACTGTAAAGATGAATACGGCGATGTGGCACGCGAACTTGAAAAAACTCGCGTCCAACTGAACGACATGATCAAAACTCAAGTGGCCTCTTCAGACGAGTTATTTGCTCTGACAGAAGTGATGACCATTAGCATGTCAGAGACCAAAGATTCGGCTCAAGAAGAGTTCAACGAGATCGATCAGCTAGCGACAGCAATGAGTGAGATGACGTCTACCGTGCAAACTGTCGCTGAGCATGCGCAAAGTGCGTCTTCATTGACTGAACAGGCATCAGGCCAAGCATTGACCGGTCAGAAGTTCGTTCAAGGCTCAGTTTCTAAGATGAGTGAGCTATCTTCAGATATCGCAGCATCTGCAGCAGCGGTAAACCAAGTAGAAGAACGCGTTGATTCGATTGGCAGCGTTGTGGGCACTATCCAAGGCATTTCAGAGCAAACTAACCTACTGGCACTGAACGCAGCGATTGAAGCCGCGCGTGCAGGTGAAGCGGGACGTGGTTTTGCGGTTGTTGCCGATGAGGTTCGTAACCTTGCGCAGCGTACTCAACAAGCGACAGTCGAGATTCAAGACATGATCAGTCACCTACAAAGCAGCGCTAATTCTGCCGTAGAGCTGATGGAGAAGAGTGTTGTAGAAGCGGCTGAAGGCGTTGATCTGGTAACCAATGCTGGTTCTGAGCTGGATGGCATCGTAAGTCAAGTCAACCAAATCAATGATATGAACTTCCAGATCGCGACCGCTGCAGGCCAACAGAGCAGTGTTGCTGAAGAGATGAGTGTTAACCTAACGAATGTTCGTGAGCTTGTCGAAGCTTCTGTAGTGGTGGTTGGTGAACTGTTAGAGACTTCTCAGCTCATGGAAACCAACGCGCAAGAACTGGACGGTAAGATTAAACAATTTAAGGTTTAA